One Oryzomonas sagensis genomic region harbors:
- a CDS encoding cytochrome b/b6 domain-containing protein has translation MKHTEQIYLTPMPVRIWHWLNAFGIVTLCVTALQIRFPEYVNIFGTYKAAIRLHNTAGVVVSISYALWLIYYMFVARTMLKLYVPTLEDIKSGLFRQAFFYFFYYFKGGPNPHHSTPDSKFNPLQKASYLVIMFVLLPLVVFSGYVLMYVAPLREIFIVIGGIKTLVSVHYLIACCFCAFLFVHIYLATLGHTPFAHFKPMWNGWEEEEVEDEQGAIPGAGPVPVTQPHGVARHSGTTETA, from the coding sequence ATGAAACACACGGAACAGATCTATCTCACCCCCATGCCGGTCAGGATCTGGCACTGGCTGAACGCCTTCGGCATCGTGACCCTCTGCGTGACGGCCCTGCAAATCAGGTTTCCCGAATACGTGAACATCTTCGGCACCTACAAGGCGGCCATCCGCCTCCATAACACCGCCGGCGTCGTGGTGTCCATATCCTACGCCCTCTGGCTCATCTACTACATGTTCGTGGCCCGCACCATGCTCAAACTGTATGTCCCAACCCTTGAGGACATAAAATCCGGCCTCTTCCGCCAGGCGTTCTTTTACTTCTTCTATTATTTCAAAGGTGGGCCCAACCCGCACCACAGCACCCCGGACAGCAAGTTCAACCCGTTGCAGAAGGCCTCGTACCTGGTGATCATGTTCGTGCTGCTGCCGCTGGTCGTCTTTTCCGGCTACGTCCTGATGTACGTCGCACCGCTGCGGGAGATCTTCATCGTGATCGGGGGCATCAAGACCCTGGTGAGCGTCCACTACCTGATCGCCTGCTGTTTCTGCGCCTTCCTCTTCGTACACATCTACCTGGCGACCCTGGGGCACACGCCCTTCGCCCACTTCAAACCGATGTGGAACGGCTGGGAGGAAGAGGAGGTGGAGGACGAACAGGGGGCCATCCCCGGAGCGGGGCCGGTGCCGGTGACCCAGCCCCATGGGGTGGCGCGCCATTCCGGCACGACCGAGACGGCGTAG
- a CDS encoding DNA-binding protein, which produces MTRSAPLLSIIFTISFIAAGQVAHGFPKGTFSNRSAARTGSQQAPLPLSGTVVETMDAGGYTYVGLENNGVKSWVAVPEMSVTVGQKMSFSPGGEIPNFTSKTLKRTFDRIVFSNGPVAQQKAAPTSAPKAAPVKAAAKSDKAKVEKATGPNAYTVAELYKNKNTLNKHKVVVRGKVVKVATGIMGKNWVHLRDGSGSAKKKTNDLTVTTQTVPNEGDVVTAAGKLSKDRDFGAGYKYELIIEDGTLQP; this is translated from the coding sequence ATGACACGAAGCGCACCGTTGTTGAGCATCATTTTCACCATCTCTTTCATCGCGGCGGGCCAGGTTGCCCACGGGTTTCCCAAAGGGACCTTCAGCAACCGTTCCGCGGCCCGGACCGGTTCGCAGCAAGCACCGCTCCCCCTTTCCGGCACCGTGGTGGAAACCATGGACGCGGGGGGATATACCTATGTCGGCCTGGAGAACAACGGAGTGAAGAGTTGGGTGGCCGTCCCCGAGATGAGCGTGACCGTGGGGCAGAAGATGTCGTTCAGCCCCGGGGGCGAGATCCCCAACTTCACCAGCAAAACCCTCAAGCGCACCTTCGACCGGATCGTCTTTTCGAACGGGCCGGTGGCACAGCAGAAGGCCGCCCCGACGAGCGCACCCAAGGCGGCACCGGTGAAAGCCGCCGCCAAAAGCGACAAGGCCAAGGTGGAAAAGGCCACCGGCCCCAATGCCTATACGGTGGCGGAACTCTACAAGAACAAGAATACCCTGAACAAACACAAGGTCGTGGTCAGGGGCAAGGTCGTCAAGGTCGCAACGGGGATCATGGGGAAAAACTGGGTCCACCTGCGGGACGGCAGCGGCAGCGCCAAGAAGAAGACCAACGACCTCACCGTCACCACCCAAACGGTGCCCAACGAGGGGGATGTGGTCACGGCCGCGGGGAAACTCAGCAAGGACCGGGATTTCGGCGCCGGCTACAAGTATGAGCTGATCATCGAAGATGGCACCCTGCAACCCTGA
- a CDS encoding HAMP domain-containing protein, which produces MFKTLAGRALIPVGIAVTGFVVVCFLLLYSVIKNVVNRDTVGYATNLADTILKSTRYAMLKSDREMLTTIIGNIGQQKGVEHIRIFNKKGIVNISTRSDELDRQVDKKTEGCIGCHAGATPSASLGKMEQARIFTNGDGRDVLAITAPIYNEPECANAACHVHPPEQKVLGILDIGLSREMLLNSLASIRNQMIVFTIMILVLTVGGVTALLRRSVFLPLQRLRHLADQVEAGETPTAHPTHFPRELDRIAQSLYNLSQRIRPAGKEPATTEQGTVPKDV; this is translated from the coding sequence ATGTTCAAAACCCTCGCAGGACGAGCCCTCATTCCGGTCGGCATAGCCGTCACCGGATTCGTCGTCGTCTGTTTCCTCCTCCTCTACTCGGTCATCAAGAACGTGGTCAACCGGGACACGGTCGGCTATGCCACCAACCTGGCCGATACGATCCTCAAATCCACCCGGTACGCCATGCTCAAGTCCGACCGGGAGATGCTCACCACGATCATCGGCAACATCGGCCAGCAGAAGGGGGTCGAACATATCCGCATCTTCAACAAGAAGGGGATCGTCAACATCTCCACCCGCTCCGACGAACTGGACCGCCAGGTGGACAAGAAGACCGAGGGGTGCATCGGCTGCCACGCCGGGGCCACGCCGTCCGCCTCCCTGGGCAAGATGGAACAGGCGCGCATCTTCACCAACGGCGACGGCCGGGATGTGCTGGCCATCACCGCCCCCATCTACAACGAGCCGGAATGCGCCAATGCCGCCTGCCATGTCCATCCCCCGGAACAAAAGGTGCTGGGCATCCTGGACATCGGGCTCTCCCGGGAGATGCTGCTCAACTCCCTGGCCTCCATCCGCAACCAGATGATCGTCTTCACTATTATGATCCTCGTGCTGACCGTGGGCGGCGTCACGGCGCTCCTGCGCCGGAGCGTCTTTCTGCCGTTGCAGAGACTGCGCCACCTGGCCGACCAGGTGGAGGCGGGTGAGACCCCCACGGCCCATCCCACCCACTTTCCCCGTGAACTTGACAGAATTGCCCAATCCCTCTATAACCTGAGCCAGAGGATTCGTCCCGCCGGGAAAGAACCGGCCACTACCGAACAGGGAACCGTCCCGAAGGATGTCTAG
- a CDS encoding DUF523 domain-containing protein, giving the protein MAPCNPEPEPAAVPGVIGVSSCLLGELVRYDGGHKHDRDLTDRLGPLFRFVPVCPEVGCGLSIPREAMRLEGDPAAPRLVTTQSRIDLTDRMQAWCRMKVRELEGEDLCGFIFKRNSPSCGVAQVPVYGDNGTAGSGSGLFAAALTARFPLLPVAEEGRLDDQGFREEFIERVFTYRCLKPSLPPAYE; this is encoded by the coding sequence ATGGCACCCTGCAACCCTGAACCTGAGCCGGCAGCCGTCCCCGGCGTCATTGGCGTCAGTTCCTGCCTGCTGGGGGAGTTGGTCCGCTACGACGGCGGCCACAAACACGACCGCGACCTCACCGACCGCCTGGGCCCCCTTTTCCGGTTCGTACCGGTCTGTCCCGAGGTGGGGTGCGGCCTGTCCATCCCCCGGGAGGCCATGCGCCTGGAGGGGGACCCGGCCGCCCCGCGCCTGGTGACCACCCAAAGCCGCATCGACCTGACCGACCGGATGCAGGCCTGGTGCCGGATGAAGGTCAGGGAGTTGGAGGGCGAGGACCTGTGCGGCTTCATCTTCAAAAGGAATTCGCCCAGTTGCGGTGTGGCGCAGGTCCCGGTCTACGGCGATAACGGAACGGCCGGGAGCGGCAGCGGCCTGTTCGCCGCAGCCCTGACGGCCCGCTTCCCGCTTTTGCCGGTGGCAGAGGAGGGGCGGCTGGACGACCAGGGGTTCCGGGAGGAGTTCATCGAGCGGGTCTTCACCTACCGGTGTTTGAAGCCCTCCCTTCCTCCGGCATATGAGTGA
- a CDS encoding sigma-54-dependent transcriptional regulator — protein MGQFRMLVVDDEAVIRDGLRRILEGEGFFVETCVSGHSAIESLHAREFDLIVTDLKMPGMNGIEVLKAVKALQPEAPVIIITGYATVDTAVEAMKNGAVDYIAKPFTPEQLLQKIDRALEQRVLLMEELNRTKDAISSQHGFGLFVGQSKEMQKVYHRIMQVAATDSTVLVTGESGTGKELVARAIHQNSPRNGKPFVAVDCSSLAENLLESELFGHVKGAFTGAVLAKTGLFKVADGGTLFLDEVSNISLSTQAKLLRVLQERLVTPIGGTQPVPINIHLVAATNRNLRTMVGEGAFREDLFFRLNIIPIELPPLRERKGDIPLLISHFLKKFTAAVGKNIRGIAPDAMALLETYDYPGNVRELENTIERAVVLAGGEVIHKDDLELSPDSTGGSDLHGMEEGYVPHTSDELKEMKRHIRDQAVEGIEKAFVMGALERNNWNITRAAEETGILRPNFQGMLKRLGISVKAQLEK, from the coding sequence ATGGGACAGTTCCGGATGCTGGTAGTCGACGACGAGGCGGTGATCAGGGACGGCCTGAGGCGTATTCTCGAAGGAGAAGGCTTCTTCGTGGAAACGTGCGTGAGCGGCCACAGCGCCATCGAATCCCTGCACGCGCGGGAATTCGACCTGATCGTCACCGACCTGAAGATGCCGGGCATGAACGGCATCGAGGTCCTCAAGGCGGTAAAGGCCCTCCAGCCGGAAGCGCCGGTCATCATCATCACCGGCTACGCCACCGTGGATACCGCCGTGGAGGCCATGAAGAACGGGGCGGTGGACTATATCGCCAAGCCCTTCACCCCCGAGCAGCTTCTCCAGAAGATCGACCGGGCCCTGGAGCAGCGGGTCCTCCTCATGGAGGAGCTCAACAGGACAAAGGATGCCATCTCCTCCCAGCACGGATTCGGCCTGTTCGTAGGGCAGAGCAAGGAGATGCAGAAGGTCTACCACCGGATCATGCAGGTGGCCGCCACCGACAGCACGGTGCTGGTGACCGGCGAAAGCGGCACCGGCAAGGAGCTGGTCGCCCGGGCCATCCACCAGAACAGCCCGAGAAACGGCAAGCCCTTCGTGGCTGTTGACTGCAGCTCCCTGGCGGAAAATCTCCTGGAGAGCGAGCTGTTCGGCCACGTCAAGGGGGCGTTCACCGGGGCGGTCCTGGCCAAGACCGGGCTCTTCAAGGTGGCCGACGGCGGCACCCTGTTTCTGGACGAAGTCTCCAACATCAGCCTCTCCACCCAGGCCAAGCTGCTGCGGGTGCTCCAGGAACGCCTGGTGACCCCCATCGGCGGGACCCAGCCGGTCCCCATCAATATCCACCTGGTGGCCGCCACCAACCGGAACCTGCGCACCATGGTGGGGGAGGGGGCTTTCCGCGAGGACCTGTTCTTCCGCCTCAACATCATCCCCATCGAACTGCCGCCCCTGCGGGAGCGCAAGGGGGACATCCCCCTGCTCATCAGCCATTTCCTGAAGAAGTTCACCGCCGCCGTGGGCAAGAATATCCGGGGGATCGCGCCGGACGCCATGGCGCTGTTGGAAACCTACGACTATCCGGGCAACGTGCGGGAGTTGGAGAACACCATCGAGCGCGCGGTGGTGCTGGCGGGGGGGGAGGTCATCCACAAGGACGATCTGGAGCTCTCCCCGGATAGCACCGGTGGGTCGGATCTGCACGGCATGGAGGAAGGGTATGTTCCCCATACGTCGGACGAACTGAAGGAGATGAAGCGCCATATCCGGGATCAGGCGGTGGAGGGGATCGAAAAGGCCTTTGTCATGGGGGCCCTGGAGCGGAACAACTGGAACATCACCCGGGCCGCCGAGGAGACCGGCATCCTGCGTCCCAATTTTCAAGGGATGCTCAAGCGGCTGGGGATCTCGGTGAAGGCGCAGTTGGAGAAGTGA
- the tsaB gene encoding tRNA (adenosine(37)-N6)-threonylcarbamoyltransferase complex dimerization subunit type 1 TsaB, with product MHIISIDSSTAIASIALTSDETIVAETLFSANKTLSARLIPEIERMLAAAGLTIDAIDLFTCAVGPGSFTGVRAGVATIQGLALATGRPCVGFSTLALLAMNFPLASLPVCPLLDARKNEVYAALYDCSAPLPAPLMAECVMGPEAFLDKLSAATHTPVIFAGDGALRYRQVIAERMGELARFPSPFHHAGHAANGALLALHAYRNSAALTPERLLPVYLRPSEAEYAKIDQQNTRQSR from the coding sequence ATGCACATCATCAGCATCGACTCCTCCACCGCCATCGCCAGCATCGCCCTGACCTCCGACGAAACCATCGTCGCCGAGACCCTGTTCAGCGCCAACAAGACCCTGTCGGCGCGCCTCATACCGGAGATCGAACGCATGCTGGCCGCCGCGGGGCTCACGATCGACGCCATCGACCTCTTTACCTGCGCCGTCGGCCCCGGCTCCTTTACCGGGGTGCGGGCCGGCGTCGCCACGATTCAGGGGCTGGCCCTGGCCACCGGCAGGCCGTGCGTCGGCTTCTCCACCCTGGCCCTGCTTGCCATGAACTTCCCCCTGGCCTCCCTGCCGGTCTGCCCCCTGCTGGACGCCCGCAAGAACGAGGTCTACGCCGCTCTGTACGACTGCTCCGCCCCGCTCCCCGCCCCCCTCATGGCGGAGTGCGTCATGGGGCCGGAGGCGTTTTTGGATAAACTCTCCGCCGCCACCCATACGCCGGTCATCTTTGCCGGCGACGGCGCGCTCCGCTACCGCCAGGTCATCGCCGAACGCATGGGCGAACTGGCCCGCTTCCCCTCCCCCTTCCACCACGCGGGCCACGCCGCCAACGGCGCGCTCCTGGCCCTTCACGCCTACCGGAACAGCGCCGCCCTGACGCCGGAGCGCCTCCTGCCGGTCTACCTGCGCCCCTCCGAGGCGGAATACGCCAAGATCGACCAACAGAATACCCGCCAGTCACGGTAA
- a CDS encoding cytochrome c3 family protein, which yields MKTDVCRVILCLAVLMLPTAAASAAAADNDACLACHGNRDVARNGGERLYLDASKFASTTHALIGCTSCHDSVTAAHPKDGSRPTKARCKECHAPIQAEYAKSLHGAKATCNDCHNPHEVKPGIAASGDYLNSKCAKCHDKGKTIKSHSKWLTQADLHLDSLPCITCHTGSKSYVITMAIENKKPDDPHGDFKTATYGELGALHPINGDISRLVDKNGDGFISLAELREFNHEARNKGMRLWGMMTPETVTHTYQINEKCWDCSFCHASGPQAMQTSYVAFPDKNGNVTRVAVEKGAILDILYGTPDFYMLGTTRSSALNIVGALIIVGGMMMPIGHGTLRFLTRKNRKEH from the coding sequence GTGAAGACGGATGTTTGCAGAGTGATACTGTGCCTGGCTGTTCTCATGCTGCCCACGGCCGCCGCTTCGGCGGCCGCCGCGGACAATGACGCCTGCCTCGCCTGCCACGGCAATCGGGATGTTGCCAGAAACGGCGGCGAGCGGCTGTACCTGGATGCGAGCAAATTCGCCTCCACAACCCATGCCCTGATCGGGTGCACCTCGTGCCACGACTCGGTGACGGCGGCCCATCCCAAGGACGGCTCCCGCCCCACCAAGGCCAGGTGCAAGGAATGCCATGCCCCCATCCAGGCGGAATACGCCAAAAGCCTTCATGGCGCCAAGGCGACCTGCAACGACTGCCACAACCCCCATGAAGTCAAGCCGGGCATCGCGGCATCCGGCGATTACCTGAACAGCAAATGCGCCAAGTGCCACGACAAGGGCAAGACCATCAAGAGCCATTCCAAATGGCTCACCCAGGCCGACCTGCACCTGGATTCGCTCCCCTGCATCACCTGCCATACCGGCTCCAAAAGCTACGTCATCACCATGGCCATCGAAAACAAGAAACCTGACGATCCCCACGGCGACTTCAAGACCGCCACATACGGCGAGCTCGGCGCGCTGCACCCCATAAACGGGGATATCAGCCGGTTGGTGGACAAAAACGGCGACGGCTTCATCTCCCTGGCCGAACTGAGGGAGTTCAACCACGAGGCGCGCAACAAGGGGATGCGCCTCTGGGGGATGATGACCCCCGAGACGGTCACCCATACCTACCAGATCAACGAGAAGTGCTGGGATTGCTCCTTCTGCCACGCCTCGGGGCCTCAGGCGATGCAGACCAGCTATGTGGCGTTCCCCGACAAAAACGGCAACGTGACCCGCGTGGCGGTTGAGAAAGGCGCAATTCTTGATATTCTCTATGGGACGCCCGATTTTTACATGCTCGGCACCACCAGAAGCAGTGCCCTCAACATCGTCGGGGCACTGATCATCGTGGGCGGGATGATGATGCCGATCGGACACGGCACCCTGCGGTTCCTCACCAGAAAAAACCGGAAGGAGCACTGA
- a CDS encoding cytochrome c3 family protein, producing MRRNLMLLITLAILLCSMIAQAVDIRDITFTTNNAGKVVFSHKKHIQQKRMANNCKSCHDTLYPFKKKATYTMADMEKGKSCGACHDGKSAFALKECARCHQVKEITYAVKATGTTRFSHQKHLVATPDCGACHPALFAAGHNKRTTMAEMEKGKSCGACHNGKTAFSLDKCASCHPTRDQKFAVKSVGNVIFSHADHASHFQCGSCHTKIYTTTRSKARVTMHAMEKGKSCGACHNSAKVFTVAGNCDRCHKGLKPKDIGFAVKDTAPVTFSHSFHSQAYKCVDCHTKIFPYRAVTGKATMTDMEKGKSCGACHNGKEAFSVKANCASCHKTK from the coding sequence ATGCGTCGTAATCTCATGCTTTTGATCACCCTGGCGATTCTGTTATGCAGCATGATTGCACAAGCCGTGGATATCAGGGATATCACCTTCACGACGAACAATGCCGGCAAAGTGGTCTTCAGCCACAAGAAGCATATCCAGCAGAAACGGATGGCCAACAACTGCAAGTCCTGCCACGACACCCTCTACCCGTTCAAGAAAAAGGCCACCTACACCATGGCCGACATGGAGAAAGGCAAGTCGTGCGGCGCCTGCCATGACGGCAAAAGCGCCTTTGCCCTGAAGGAGTGCGCCCGCTGCCACCAGGTGAAGGAGATCACCTATGCGGTGAAGGCCACGGGCACCACCCGTTTCAGCCATCAGAAGCACCTGGTCGCCACCCCCGACTGCGGCGCCTGCCACCCGGCCCTGTTCGCCGCGGGCCACAACAAACGGACCACCATGGCGGAGATGGAGAAGGGCAAGTCGTGCGGGGCGTGCCATAACGGCAAAACGGCCTTCAGCCTCGACAAATGCGCCTCGTGCCACCCGACCAGGGATCAGAAGTTCGCCGTCAAGAGCGTCGGCAACGTCATCTTCAGCCACGCCGACCACGCAAGCCATTTCCAGTGCGGCAGTTGCCACACCAAGATTTACACCACCACCCGCAGCAAGGCGCGGGTCACCATGCATGCCATGGAAAAGGGGAAATCCTGCGGGGCCTGCCACAACAGCGCCAAGGTCTTTACCGTGGCCGGCAACTGCGATCGCTGCCACAAAGGGTTGAAACCGAAGGACATCGGCTTTGCGGTCAAGGATACCGCGCCGGTCACCTTCAGCCACTCGTTCCATAGCCAGGCCTACAAATGCGTCGACTGCCACACCAAGATCTTCCCCTACCGGGCCGTGACCGGCAAGGCGACCATGACCGACATGGAGAAAGGCAAATCCTGCGGGGCATGCCACAACGGCAAGGAGGCGTTCAGCGTCAAGGCCAACTGCGCCAGTTGCCACAAGACGAAATAA
- a CDS encoding GSU3473 family protein — MKIPVVFIDGTPGVVGDDELESFIQKRRILSFRRSGEWVRVAKDPLRGSSGKKAYDGKERRKA, encoded by the coding sequence ATGAAGATTCCGGTAGTATTTATCGACGGCACCCCCGGCGTTGTGGGGGATGATGAACTCGAATCGTTCATCCAGAAAAGGCGCATCCTCTCCTTCCGCCGTTCCGGGGAGTGGGTCAGGGTTGCCAAGGACCCCCTGCGGGGCTCGTCCGGCAAGAAGGCCTATGACGGGAAAGAACGAAGAAAGGCGTAA
- the sucC gene encoding ADP-forming succinate--CoA ligase subunit beta, whose product MNIHEYQAKEIFSTFGIPVPRSRVALTADQVERAAKEMGGHCVVKAQIYAGGRGKAGGVKIVHHPEQANDVAKELFGKKLVTPQTGPEGLKVRRILVEEAVEIAREFYLSITLDRATSRYCLIASPEGGMDIEEVAHKSPEKIHVLTIDPLMGLRPYQARKMALALGLSGVVCEDCVELILNLYRCCLDKDCNLVEINPLVVTKAGWLLAMDGKVAFDDNAVYRHREYPDMVDYSQLDPLEINAGKYDLAYIKLEGSIGCMVNGAGLAMATLDVLKEFGGEPANFLDVGGGATREKVTEAFKIILEDCDVRAVFVNIFGGIMRCDVIAQGIIEAANEVQCHLPIVVRMDGSNVEEGKRLLMESGLNVQVGDNLGDGAKRIVKMLGGVK is encoded by the coding sequence ATGAACATCCATGAGTACCAGGCCAAGGAGATCTTCAGCACCTTCGGCATCCCCGTGCCCCGCAGCCGGGTGGCCCTAACCGCCGACCAGGTGGAGCGGGCCGCCAAGGAGATGGGGGGCCACTGCGTAGTCAAGGCCCAGATCTATGCGGGGGGCCGCGGCAAGGCGGGGGGCGTCAAGATCGTCCACCACCCGGAGCAGGCCAACGACGTGGCCAAGGAGCTGTTCGGCAAGAAGCTCGTCACCCCCCAGACCGGGCCGGAAGGGCTCAAGGTCCGCCGCATCCTGGTGGAGGAGGCGGTGGAGATCGCCCGCGAGTTCTACCTTTCCATCACCCTGGACCGGGCCACGTCGCGCTACTGCCTCATCGCCTCCCCCGAGGGGGGGATGGACATCGAGGAGGTGGCCCACAAATCCCCGGAAAAGATCCACGTCCTGACCATTGACCCGCTCATGGGGCTGCGTCCCTACCAGGCCCGCAAGATGGCCCTGGCCCTGGGGCTCTCCGGGGTGGTGTGCGAGGACTGCGTGGAGTTGATCCTCAACCTGTACCGCTGCTGCCTGGACAAGGACTGCAACCTGGTGGAGATCAACCCCCTGGTGGTCACCAAGGCCGGGTGGCTTCTGGCCATGGACGGCAAGGTGGCCTTCGACGACAACGCCGTGTACCGCCATCGGGAATACCCGGACATGGTGGACTACTCCCAGCTCGACCCGCTGGAGATCAACGCCGGCAAGTACGACCTGGCCTACATCAAGCTGGAAGGCTCCATCGGCTGCATGGTCAACGGCGCGGGGCTGGCCATGGCCACCCTGGACGTGCTCAAGGAGTTCGGCGGCGAACCGGCCAATTTCCTGGACGTGGGGGGCGGGGCCACGCGGGAGAAGGTCACCGAGGCGTTCAAGATCATCCTGGAGGACTGCGACGTACGGGCGGTCTTCGTCAACATCTTCGGCGGCATCATGCGCTGCGACGTCATCGCCCAGGGGATCATCGAGGCGGCCAACGAGGTGCAGTGCCACCTCCCCATCGTGGTGCGCATGGACGGCAGCAACGTGGAGGAGGGCAAACGCCTCCTCATGGAATCGGGGCTGAACGTGCAGGTGGGCGACAACCTGGGGGACGGCGCCAAGCGGATCGTCAAGATGCTGGGGGGGGTAAAGTAA
- a CDS encoding menaquinol oxidoreductase — translation MTQTVDNQPATDLAPQQSQVELFEQQLRADIKRLGRFSNRGLWAFSLFMLVCMTAWRDFPMLPLPDTVVAALGPPPAPHIISIVLLFYTFSAIILSLSRMTAGLEHKSSFCHVGYLTGFFLFYHFAKALDDNFWAVLGSGVTILSVESYRIWSFCREALGRKAEQLEFVQRTGRIPPEDE, via the coding sequence ATGACACAGACCGTCGACAATCAGCCGGCAACCGACCTGGCGCCGCAGCAGAGCCAGGTCGAGCTGTTCGAACAGCAGCTCAGGGCTGACATCAAGCGTCTCGGCCGTTTCTCCAACCGGGGTCTGTGGGCCTTTTCCCTGTTCATGCTCGTCTGCATGACGGCATGGCGCGACTTCCCCATGCTCCCCCTGCCCGACACGGTCGTGGCAGCCCTCGGCCCGCCGCCGGCGCCCCACATCATCAGCATCGTCCTCCTGTTCTACACCTTCTCCGCCATCATCCTGAGCCTCTCGCGCATGACGGCGGGCCTGGAGCACAAGAGCAGCTTCTGCCATGTGGGCTACCTGACCGGCTTCTTTCTCTTCTACCACTTCGCCAAGGCGCTGGACGACAACTTCTGGGCCGTCCTCGGCTCCGGGGTCACCATCCTGTCGGTGGAGAGCTACCGTATCTGGAGCTTCTGCCGGGAGGCCCTCGGCCGCAAGGCCGAACAGCTGGAATTCGTCCAGAGGACCGGCCGGATACCGCCGGAGGACGAGTAA
- a CDS encoding sensor histidine kinase: protein MRLRLSLIVKLTLATSLILVGFMGILDYINLKNFRKATIEYAISNADQLTEIINQSTYDAMMKNDKASLYLMADRIAQSRSIEHISIIDRSGKVVFSSHKSEIGTIIDQKNAACIFCHQPNNTRLFSPTNNSSRLYRTASGAEVLGYTKAIYNQPECSTGACHFHDKDHHILGVLDITLSLESLRQQSHEYRMQFIVMTCMLLLFIGVLITFLTQRLVDRPVQRLVQHTARVSAGDMDARIPITSDDELGDLSEAVNDMTAGLAKANEELKEWAGNLEQKVEERSQEIKQMQAQLHRSEKLASLGNLVAGIAHEINNPLSGILLYASIVDNDKRLDPSLKPDLERIIAECRRCADIVKQLLEFSREALPHKEAISLNNLLDRVVGLLQHQPSFQNISIKRSYDPDLGDVFVDSNQMQQVFVNLFINASHAMPKGGLISITTSQPDGGGFACVEIGDNGCGISEENLQRIFDPFFTTKAEGTGLGLSISYGFVENNAGKIEVASKVGVGTTFTILLPLQGSGGEEQGGPM from the coding sequence ATGCGCCTGCGTCTCTCCCTCATCGTCAAGCTCACCCTCGCCACCTCCCTGATCCTGGTCGGCTTCATGGGCATTCTGGACTACATCAACCTGAAAAACTTCCGCAAAGCCACCATCGAGTACGCCATCTCCAATGCCGACCAGTTGACGGAGATCATCAACCAGAGCACCTACGACGCCATGATGAAGAACGACAAGGCCAGCCTGTACCTGATGGCGGACCGGATCGCCCAGAGCAGAAGCATCGAGCATATCAGCATCATCGACCGGAGCGGCAAGGTGGTCTTCTCCAGCCACAAAAGCGAGATCGGCACCATCATCGACCAGAAGAACGCGGCCTGCATCTTCTGCCACCAACCGAACAACACCCGGCTCTTTTCCCCGACCAACAACAGCAGCCGCCTGTACCGCACCGCCAGCGGCGCGGAGGTGCTGGGCTACACCAAGGCCATCTACAACCAGCCGGAATGCTCCACCGGGGCCTGCCATTTCCACGACAAGGATCATCATATCCTGGGCGTGCTGGACATCACCCTCTCCCTGGAAAGCCTGCGCCAGCAGTCCCACGAGTACCGCATGCAGTTCATCGTCATGACCTGCATGCTCCTGCTGTTCATCGGGGTGTTGATCACCTTCCTGACCCAGCGCCTCGTGGACCGCCCGGTGCAGCGGCTGGTGCAGCACACCGCACGGGTGTCGGCAGGGGACATGGACGCCCGCATACCGATCACCAGCGACGACGAGCTGGGGGATCTGTCCGAGGCGGTCAACGACATGACCGCGGGCCTCGCCAAGGCCAACGAGGAGTTGAAGGAATGGGCCGGCAATCTGGAACAGAAGGTCGAGGAGCGCAGCCAGGAGATCAAGCAGATGCAGGCCCAGCTCCACCGTTCCGAAAAACTGGCCTCCCTGGGCAACCTGGTGGCGGGCATCGCCCATGAGATCAACAACCCCCTGAGCGGCATCCTGCTCTACGCCTCCATCGTGGACAACGACAAGCGCCTCGACCCGTCCCTCAAGCCGGACCTGGAACGGATCATCGCCGAGTGCCGCCGCTGCGCCGATATCGTCAAGCAGCTCCTGGAGTTTTCCCGCGAGGCCCTGCCCCACAAGGAGGCCATCTCCCTCAACAACCTCCTGGACCGGGTCGTCGGCCTGCTCCAGCATCAGCCCAGCTTCCAGAACATCAGCATCAAGCGCTCCTACGACCCGGACCTGGGGGATGTCTTCGTGGATTCCAACCAAATGCAGCAGGTCTTCGTCAACCTGTTCATCAACGCCAGCCATGCCATGCCCAAGGGGGGGCTGATCAGCATCACCACCTCGCAACCGGACGGCGGCGGCTTCGCCTGCGTGGAGATCGGGGACAACGGCTGCGGCATCTCCGAAGAGAACCTGCAACGCATCTTCGACCCCTTCTTCACCACCAAGGCCGAGGGGACCGGGTTGGGGCTCTCCATTTCCTACGGGTTTGTGGAAAACAATGCGGGGAAGATCGAGGTGGCAAGCAAGGTGGGGGTGGGGACGACCTTTACCATCCTGCTGCCGCTTCAGGGAAGCGGAGGGGAAGAGCAGGGAGGACCTATGTGA